From the Sphingobacteriaceae bacterium genome, one window contains:
- a CDS encoding metal-sensitive transcriptional regulator: protein MHGLDPAVVEDLQTRLRRIEGQARGLQKMLAEGRSCEDILTQLSALRAAVSTVASLLLVENLEACLQRGGDPEALAAVERAKKLFSTFVK, encoded by the coding sequence GTGCACGGGCTTGACCCGGCGGTAGTCGAGGACCTGCAGACCCGCCTCCGGCGCATCGAGGGCCAGGCCAGGGGGCTCCAGAAGATGCTGGCGGAAGGCCGGAGCTGCGAGGACATCCTGACCCAGCTGAGCGCCCTGCGGGCCGCCGTGTCCACCGTGGCGTCCCTGCTGCTGGTGGAAAACTTGGAGGCCTGCCTCCAGCGGGGCGGCGATCCCGAGGCGCTGGCGGCGGTGGAGCGGGCCAAGAAGCTGTTTTCCACCTTTGTGAAATAG
- a CDS encoding DUF6691 family protein: MNILLLGLITGVAFGYILYRSGVSQCGCIFDALNLLNLKAVKLMMTAVAVGALIVYPLAAAGLVEIGGKTLYVGGVALGGLIFGIGFAVAGYCPGTALASLGGGRLDGLTTILGGLAGALAYSLVYEPIKPWLIDTLNFGQHSLPEALGVNPTTAGITFALLLGALVFAVDRWERRRTARQAAPVVRAGDMMESDARARA, encoded by the coding sequence ATGAACATCTTGCTGCTGGGACTCATCACCGGCGTAGCCTTCGGCTACATCTTGTACCGTTCGGGCGTCTCCCAGTGCGGCTGCATTTTTGACGCCCTGAACCTCCTGAACCTGAAAGCCGTAAAGCTGATGATGACGGCGGTGGCCGTCGGCGCCCTCATCGTCTATCCCCTGGCCGCTGCAGGCCTCGTGGAGATCGGCGGCAAGACCTTGTATGTGGGCGGCGTGGCCCTGGGCGGGCTCATCTTCGGCATCGGCTTCGCCGTAGCCGGCTACTGCCCCGGCACCGCCCTGGCCTCCCTGGGCGGCGGACGCCTGGACGGCCTGACCACCATTCTGGGCGGCCTGGCCGGCGCCTTGGCCTACTCCCTGGTTTACGAGCCCATCAAGCCGTGGCTCATCGACACCCTGAACTTCGGCCAGCATTCCCTGCCCGAGGCCTTGGGGGTCAACCCCACCACGGCGGGCATCACCTTCGCCCTGCTGCTGGGGGCCCTAGTCTTCGCCGTCGACCGGTGGGAGCGGCGGCGAACTGCCCGGCAGGCAGCGCCCGTGGTGCGGGCGGGCGACATGATGGAGAGCGACGCCCGTGCACGGGCTTGA